A DNA window from Deltaproteobacteria bacterium contains the following coding sequences:
- a CDS encoding molybdopterin molybdotransferase MoeA, translated as MMISVEQALDIILSDISVIGQERLPITLALDRVLAEDVVSTRDNPLWDNSAMDGYAVISEDTKGASRDNPVILNVAGDLPAGYVAKNRLKNGEAIRIMTGAPVPEGADAVVMVEDTERQSGVRSQKSEVKIFKEAKHGDNIRKAGEDFKKGDLLIKKSTVIRHIEIGVMAAIGKSFASVYQRPKVAVLATGDELVEVDEPLDKGKIGNTNSYILSAQIRACGAEPVYIGIARDRREDLKEKLKIASKSDCIVSSGGVSVGDFDLVKDVLREMGTEMRFWKVAMKPGKPLAFGIINGKPCFGLPGNPISSLVVFEQFVRPSILKMLGRTNIYRKTLMAVLTKDIKKKADRTHFVRAVLRTEGDKYYAEPLEGQGSGMLASFVSSNCLIVLPREETVFKKGDLVRTQLIDDSFLYQ; from the coding sequence ATGATGATTTCAGTTGAACAGGCACTTGATATAATCCTTTCTGATATAAGTGTTATAGGACAGGAAAGACTGCCTATCACACTTGCACTAGACAGGGTTCTTGCAGAGGATGTTGTGTCAACCCGGGATAATCCGTTGTGGGATAATTCTGCAATGGATGGATATGCGGTTATCTCAGAAGACACAAAAGGTGCGTCAAGGGATAATCCTGTAATATTAAATGTTGCAGGAGACCTGCCTGCAGGATATGTTGCAAAGAATCGTTTGAAAAATGGTGAGGCAATAAGGATTATGACAGGAGCGCCTGTCCCTGAAGGTGCTGATGCTGTTGTGATGGTTGAGGATACGGAGAGACAGTCAGGAGTCAGAAGTCAGAAGTCAGAAGTTAAGATATTTAAAGAGGCAAAACACGGCGATAATATCAGGAAGGCAGGGGAGGATTTTAAAAAGGGTGATTTGCTGATAAAAAAAAGCACAGTTATACGGCATATAGAAATAGGTGTAATGGCTGCTATTGGTAAATCATTTGCCAGTGTGTATCAAAGACCAAAGGTTGCTGTCCTTGCTACAGGTGATGAACTTGTTGAGGTAGATGAACCCCTTGATAAAGGAAAGATAGGCAACACCAATAGTTATATACTTTCTGCACAAATAAGGGCGTGCGGCGCAGAGCCTGTTTATATCGGCATTGCAAGGGACAGAAGGGAAGATTTAAAGGAAAAACTTAAAATAGCATCCAAGTCTGACTGCATAGTTTCATCTGGCGGTGTATCTGTTGGTGATTTTGACCTTGTTAAAGATGTATTAAGGGAGATGGGCACAGAGATGCGTTTCTGGAAGGTTGCCATGAAGCCGGGTAAACCACTTGCATTTGGCATTATAAACGGCAAGCCGTGTTTTGGACTGCCCGGCAACCCTATATCATCACTTGTTGTATTTGAACAGTTTGTAAGGCCATCAATATTAAAGATGCTCGGCAGAACGAATATATACAGAAAAACCCTGATGGCAGTGCTTACAAAGGATATAAAAAAGAAGGCAGACAGGACACACTTTGTAAGGGCAGTGTTAAGAACAGAGGGCGATAAATATTATGCAGAGCCTTTGGAAGGACAAGGTTCAGGAATGCTCGCATCTTTTGTATCTTCAAATTGTCTGATTGTTCTGCCCAGGGAAGAAACTGTATTTAAAAAGGGTGATTTGGTCAGAACGCAGCTTATTGACGATAGTTTCTTGTACCAATAA